ATCGTCGCGACGCAGCACGCTAAGGCGTTGCCTGGAAAGAAGTTGTCAGACACTTGCGGGATCTGCTGACGACGGAATTTCCGCGAGTTATTGCGTTACGCGTTTTCGGCGCGCCTAAGCAACTCACTCGTCCTGATTTTCAGTGCGTCCGCGATTCGCTCGATGTTGCGGAGGCTGATGTTCTTCTCGCCTCGCTCCACCGCACCCATGTATGTGCGGTGAACCCCGACCTCGTCGGCGAAGGACTCCTGAGAATATCCCGCGTCCTTTCGCAACCTCTGTATGGTTCGACCGAGCTTCGCCTGTAACTGAGCCATGGA
This genomic interval from Gemmatimonadaceae bacterium contains the following:
- a CDS encoding helix-turn-helix transcriptional regulator is translated as MAQLQAKLGRTIQRLRKDAGYSQESFADEVGVHRTYMGAVERGEKNISLRNIERIADALKIRTSELLRRAENA